From a region of the Marinomonas mediterranea MMB-1 genome:
- the ykgO gene encoding type B 50S ribosomal protein L36: protein MQVLSSLKSAKKRHKDCQVVKRRGRVFVICKSNPRFKAVQGKGGKKR from the coding sequence ATGCAGGTTTTGTCTTCTTTAAAAAGTGCTAAAAAGCGTCATAAAGATTGTCAGGTCGTTAAGCGTCGTGGCCGCGTCTTTGTAATTTGCAAGTCAAACCCACGATTCAAAGCCGTTCAAGGGAAGGGCGGTAAGAAGCGATAG
- a CDS encoding MarR family winged helix-turn-helix transcriptional regulator — translation MSEENKLVQASENDGQLDLDNQLCFALYSASLAMNKLYRKMLKPLDITYSQYLVLLTLWKQDALSVTDIGEQLFLDSATLTPLLKRMESANLIERRRSEQDERHVIISLTEEGRLLKEKAKDIPNEVFCHTNCDLDTLLETKANLESLRKNLLSRI, via the coding sequence ATGAGTGAGGAAAACAAACTAGTCCAAGCGTCCGAAAATGACGGGCAACTCGACTTGGACAACCAGCTTTGTTTTGCCTTATATTCAGCTTCGTTAGCGATGAACAAGCTTTATCGTAAGATGCTTAAACCATTGGACATCACCTATTCCCAGTATCTTGTGCTTCTCACTCTTTGGAAACAGGATGCGCTGTCCGTCACAGATATTGGGGAGCAGTTGTTTCTTGATTCTGCGACGCTAACGCCGTTATTAAAGCGCATGGAAAGTGCAAATTTAATCGAGCGTAGACGAAGTGAACAGGACGAGCGTCATGTCATTATTTCGTTGACGGAAGAAGGCAGGTTGCTCAAGGAGAAAGCGAAAGATATCCCAAACGAGGTGTTTTGTCATACAAACTGTGATTTGGACACCTTGTTGGAAACGAAAGCGAACCTTGAATCGCTACGCAAGAATTTACTGTCCCGTATTTAG
- a CDS encoding type B 50S ribosomal protein L31: MRSNIHPDYRKVVFHDTSVDKYFLIGSTIHTTQTIEWEDGNTYPYHSIEVSSASHPFYTGQQRSAQLEGRVHNFKRRFGERKLVGGKK, translated from the coding sequence TTGCGTTCTAATATTCACCCTGATTACCGCAAAGTGGTATTTCACGACACGAGTGTAGATAAGTATTTTTTAATTGGCTCAACCATTCACACAACTCAAACCATTGAGTGGGAAGATGGTAATACCTATCCATACCACTCGATTGAAGTGTCTTCTGCGTCGCACCCTTTCTACACTGGTCAGCAGCGCTCCGCACAGTTGGAAGGCCGAGTACATAACTTTAAGCGCCGTTTTGGTGAGCGTAAACTGGTCGGAGGCAAGAAATAA
- a CDS encoding D-2-hydroxyacid dehydrogenase family protein, whose translation MKIAILDDYQDVVKKLDCFALLNDHDVTVFTDTLIDEVALAERLFDFDALVLIRERTHITDSLLSRLPNLKLISQTGKVSNHIDVSVCEKHGVKVLEGRGSPVAPSELCWSLIMAASRNLPDYVEQFKAGEWQQSGSLDLGRTLSGLTIGIWGFGKIGQRIAKYASAFDMKVMVWGSESSRDNAVSMGFTAAETKQAFFQKADIVSLHLRLNDVTRGCVKRSDLDVMKADALLVNTSRAELIEEGALYAAMASNPTKRAAIDVYETEPANLANEPLLGLPNVLCSPHIGYVERNSYELYFSVAFENILQEVETHP comes from the coding sequence ATGAAAATCGCGATTCTAGATGATTACCAAGACGTGGTAAAAAAACTCGATTGCTTCGCGTTGTTGAACGACCACGATGTCACGGTATTTACCGACACGCTTATCGATGAGGTGGCACTTGCTGAACGCTTGTTTGATTTTGACGCTTTGGTGCTCATCCGTGAGCGGACGCACATCACGGACAGCCTGCTTAGTCGATTACCTAATCTGAAGTTGATTAGCCAAACAGGGAAGGTGAGTAATCATATCGATGTGTCGGTGTGTGAAAAGCACGGTGTAAAGGTGTTGGAGGGAAGAGGTTCCCCTGTTGCGCCGTCGGAATTGTGTTGGTCATTGATCATGGCGGCTTCGCGTAACCTCCCTGATTACGTCGAACAATTCAAAGCGGGCGAGTGGCAGCAATCGGGCAGCCTTGATCTAGGAAGGACGTTAAGCGGACTCACTATTGGGATTTGGGGCTTCGGTAAAATCGGCCAACGTATCGCGAAATATGCCAGCGCATTTGATATGAAGGTCATGGTTTGGGGAAGTGAAAGCTCGCGTGATAACGCCGTTTCAATGGGGTTTACAGCGGCAGAAACGAAGCAGGCATTTTTCCAAAAGGCCGACATCGTTTCATTACACTTGAGGCTAAACGACGTAACTCGTGGGTGTGTTAAGCGCTCGGATTTAGATGTAATGAAGGCGGACGCTTTGCTAGTGAATACCAGCCGCGCCGAGTTAATAGAAGAGGGCGCTTTGTACGCAGCAATGGCGTCTAACCCGACCAAGCGTGCCGCTATCGATGTGTATGAAACCGAACCTGCTAATCTCGCAAACGAGCCATTACTTGGTTTGCCGAATGTCTTGTGTTCCCCTCATATTGGTTATGTTGAGCGCAACAGTTACGAATTGTATTTTAGCGTGGCGTTCGAAAATATCCTACAAGAGGTCGAGACCCATCCATAA
- a CDS encoding YciI family protein, translating to MFVVSITYSVALSEVDALIPDHIAFLDQYYEQGNFIASGPKLPRTGGVILAQAENKEALLSLLTQDPFYKAGIANYEVTEFVVSKKAPAFSFE from the coding sequence GTGTTTGTTGTTTCAATTACCTACAGTGTGGCGTTGAGTGAAGTCGATGCTTTGATACCGGATCATATCGCGTTTTTAGATCAGTATTATGAGCAGGGGAATTTCATTGCTTCTGGCCCTAAATTGCCTAGGACAGGCGGCGTGATCTTAGCGCAAGCAGAAAACAAAGAGGCTCTCTTATCGCTTTTGACTCAAGACCCGTTCTATAAAGCTGGCATTGCAAACTATGAGGTTACCGAGTTTGTTGTCAGTAAAAAAGCCCCGGCGTTTAGTTTCGAATAG
- a CDS encoding organic hydroperoxide resistance protein codes for MSLDSVVYTAQANVIGGREGRATANDGAIDLKLSTPKVLGGAGGDGTNPEQLFAAGYSACFMGALKLVASQQKVVIPADTTIEGIVGIGPVGQAFGIQVELKITVPTLDKALVEQLVATAHEVCPYSNATRGNIDVTLTIV; via the coding sequence ATGTCCTTAGATTCTGTAGTATACACAGCACAAGCGAATGTTATTGGTGGTCGTGAGGGTCGGGCGACGGCAAACGATGGTGCCATTGACCTGAAACTGAGTACACCGAAAGTGCTGGGCGGCGCAGGTGGCGATGGCACAAACCCAGAGCAGCTTTTTGCCGCAGGCTATTCAGCCTGTTTTATGGGCGCTTTGAAACTGGTTGCTTCTCAACAAAAGGTGGTTATTCCAGCAGACACAACGATTGAAGGGATTGTTGGCATTGGTCCTGTTGGTCAGGCTTTTGGGATTCAAGTTGAGCTTAAAATCACGGTGCCAACTCTTGATAAAGCGTTGGTTGAGCAATTGGTTGCGACTGCGCATGAAGTTTGCCCGTATTCGAACGCAACACGTGGCAATATTGATGTCACACTAACGATCGTTTAA